Within the Pygocentrus nattereri isolate fPygNat1 chromosome 28, fPygNat1.pri, whole genome shotgun sequence genome, the region AGGATGGTGATCTGCATGCAGGGGAGGACAGTGTAGATCCTGATTTTGACCCTCCCAATGACGCTTCAGATGATTTTCAGTCAGTTTACAGGTCTTTTACTTCTGTTACACCCTTAAGTGTACACAGTCATATTTCAAAGTTTGCAGAGGATTCAGAAATCAGACAGCTTGTTCTATACAAGTCACTGCAACGGGAGGTGTCCTGTTAACAGCCATGATTGTCAGTGGCTCCATAGCATGCACATTGAGTGAATCTGCTGAGTCACATCTTCTAAAGCAAAATCCTGATATGGAGAGACATTctgctgatgacatcatcataattGGATGTGGTGGGCAAAGTGTCGCTCCAAAAGCTCTGTACAATGTGAATTTGACTGTATATGATTGCAGGATGCTCATCCCAGTGCTTGTAGTCCCTGGTCAAACTGATGACATAATACTGGGCAGCAATGCCATTAAGGCACTCATACAGTTTATGCGAAAGTCAGATGACTACTGGAGGATAATGTTAGAACCCAGTGGTGTTGGAGATGACAATGTTCATCaattcctttctctcttttctaatGCTGAAAGGTGGAGAGGTGAGACTGTACCTGACAAAATTGGGACATTAAGTTTAAAGCAGTGCATCTCATTACAGCCACAATGTGAACATCTCGCTTGGGGCAAACTGCCGGAGTCGACAACCATATCAGTGGGCAGCACTGTGATTGTTGAACCAACCCAATCCAGGTGTAGGCCAAAGAATGTTTTGGTTGGCAGGGTCATCACACCCATGTGGGGAGACCGATGGCTGCCCATGAATATTTTTAACCCTACTAGTAAAGTTGTGATGCtgaaaagaaatacaaaacTTGCAGATGCATTTCCTTGTGTTGCTGTGGAGGATCTGTCTAAGCCTGTTAGCATTCGGGCTCACTCTCAGTCTCTTCGTGACGCTCCCTTAGCAAGGTCTGGTGAAGAGGTAAAAATGGTCTTGGAGGCGCTTGGGCTGCAGGAGTTGGACCTGGATGCCTGTGAAGTGTCTGACCTATGGAAAGACAGACTTCTGCAACTCGTTGAAAGGTATGAGTCAATCTTTTCATGGCACAAGATGGACTGTGGGGAAGCCACTGACTAAGTGCATAAGATACATCTCGTAGATGACAAGCCATTTTGCCTTCCCTATCGCAGAGTGCCGCCAAGCCAGTATGAGAAATTAAGAACAGCTCTCAATGAGATGGAAGAGAAGGGCATCATTAGAAAATCTCACAGTGAGTATACATCACCTTTAGTCCTTGTTTGGAAGAAAAACGGTGATCTGCGCATTTGTACTGACTTCAGGTGGCTTAACACAAGGACAGGAAAAGACACACATCCGCTGCCTCACCAGGCAGATGCCCTTGCTGCTCTTAGaggcaatgtttttttttccactatgGACTTGACCATAATGTGCCACTATATGAAAAGCACAAGAAGTACACAGCTTTCTCCTCACCCTTTGGCCTCCATGAATACAATCAGATGCCTCAGGGCCTGTCGAACAGCCCAGCGACATTCATGAGAATGATGTTAGCTATTTTTGGAGATAAGAATTTTACCAGTGTTCTATGCTATTTAGATGACCTCATGGTGTTTGTACCCACGGAACAGCTGTTAACCattgactaaatgacatgaacaaggacacattcatttcttttaaaaatataatagcaaactatgcagcatttattttaaatattttgaaacagttacagtgcaacaaactcataaataatactacagccctaaaattcctattcagttccattttcccCAGGCTTAATATAGTTGTGTTCTGATGTTGGCTGAGTTTATACGTTTGGCTGAGTTTATACGTTTCGCGTTGACAGTGTAAAAAACTTCGCACGTGTATTTCCCGGGATTTCCTACTGAATCTATCGatttgtttggtcaaagcaagtcccgccccgccctgtttctgactggcttaatggctagtaggctaggccttggtgttggttacagtgaaacctgcgcatgtcagatcaagagaagtgtcagatcctatggtcagatcactaggccaggggtcggcaacctgCGGCTCTTTGATCCCTCCGATGCggctcagcttttgaaaataattaatttaattaacgtatattatttttgagacttAAAAAATGTTCGGGCGGAATATCATAAACGTCCGGTATTTAGTTTCGGTTCGCTAGAGTGAGATGTCATTgtctttttaatatattatgtggCTCTCACTGAAATAAATTTCCAATTATTTTGGCTCGTGTTTTAATGTGTATTAGAATAGTATGAATGAGCACAGCAATGCTAGCTGGTTTAACTAGCTTATTTTTAGTTTCACCATGTGGTCTGGATGCCATATATTGTGTTAGCCACCAGATGGCACTGTttcatattttacctttttgttGATGTTCCACTAATTGAAGAAGGATGATGTAACTGTAAAATATAATTCATATTAATACTGTGACAATTGACCCTGatgtgaatgtaaaatgtagacTGGTATAAATCTTTAAAATACTGAACATAATATGAAAACACAAGCACTTCCACCACTATACGATCGTAgcaatttgtaaatgtaattgtattattttcatgAATTATATGTCTTGTCATTGGTTTATTTTGGAGATGTATCTAAACTACTGTAGTCTCAGTAGTTTAAACgttatagaaaataaatatgCCACGTCATGGTGACCCGGCACAATGTTACAGTGCACAGAGTAGGATTCCAGTCCGGGTTTTCTCTGCTGCCCGCTCCAGTCTGCCGTCCTGCTCACTACCGCTTTTGCCTTCAATGTAGTGAATGAACGAAGCTACAAATGCAGAGTCATACCAAACCTCTGAGCGCAGAGCGACGGGAATCACGGTGTTGAGATTATAAATAGTCTGAAGACACTCCAGCGAATTATTTCTGTACAAGCAGGCTGCTGGACATGGAGCCTCACGTCTACGCGAAGATGTTACTTGACCATGCCACAACTCTGAAGCTGCACACGGGCAACCTGGTGAACCGCAGTCGGCTCAAGAAGAAATGTCCGTCTTCCCAAAGTGAGGAGGTAACGTTAAATCTGCTGATCGTTCGCTTGACCGGGCTTTACCCTTCTGTCCGTTTTTTCTTATCGTAATTCTCGACGAATTTCCGTTATTTAAAACTGCGTTGTTTTGTCTGCGTTTCATACGGTGACGTCATTACGAGCCTGTTCCGGCATGGTCGAGCCCGGCAGAGACCGCTTTTACCCGGGATTGTTCGGAACCGACTGAATTTCATGTTCGGTCCGAATTTCAGCTTCATCGGCCGTCGTTAGCTATGCAGTGTGAAGGAGTTACAAGGGTTTAACCGCCCAAACTAGCTTATTCCGAGCAGTAGGGCGGGCAGATGGATTTCAGAGTCAGAAGTGTTGGTCGCATGTCTCAGAGTTTGAGAAGATCTCACCAACCGACTTCTCAAAGTCCTAAAACCACACACAACCACGAGGAGTAACCATAGTAAATATCATAGTAAAGCATAGTAAATGGTTCAGTCATAGTAAACGGTTAATCCGTGTCTATCCCAAAGCCCCTTCCTTCCTATATGGTGCACTAGCTATGAAGCTCCGGTTTCTAAACCAAGACACATGGCTGAATCCCACATACCTATTTATTAAACATCTGATGCGCTGTTCGGGTGCAGGAGCCACTGGGAGGGGGAAGCTGTTCGAAATTCAGCCGCTGTTTTTGCTCGACACTCGGATACGGCGTGTTGTTTTGATTGACAACTTTATTGACCGAGCTGTCTTTAGTGGCTCCGTGTCACCCGCAGCGTGAGCACCCAAGTCGTTGGGACAGAGCGCTTTCCTCTTCCACAGTCTGAGCAGATAAACCACAGGCTTTGGCCGAAACTTGGCTTGATGGTCGGTTCAGACGTACAGTGTGAGCTGTTACCAAAGAAGCAGGTTTCTCAAATCACACAGTGGGTTATGTGTCTGGCTTGACAGCATCTGACCGAAATGCTCTGCTCACTCAAACTAAGTTAGCTAGCTCTgttagctaatgctagctaagTTAACGCTAGCTGTCAAGCCAAAGGCTGCAAGCTGCTCATGACCAGCAAAGCAGCTGTGGATGTTTTATACAGACGTTCTGTTAATAAGTATAAACTCTGAAGTAAATTAGCTACAAAGCATTTCTGGTTGGTTATCAACATAGGTTAGCTTACTAGTTTGGaggaagctgaagtcagctttattCGCCagcgaattttcccgttccaccttaaatggcttagtagttacattctgatgCGCCAGaatttacatcatttaaggtgggacaaatgtgaaaaagaagctgacttcagcttcgcctATCCTGAATGATTTAGCGTAGCtgagctagctaggttagctaattTAGCATGTTTCACTTGACGTTATATCCGCAGGGTGAAAAGCACACCAGGCGCTTTCCAGCATTTCCACACATTTGCAAAGCAAATCTCAGGTTCTAAAACCGACAGGACGAAGTAGCTAATCTATGGAGAGCTTTGTTGCTATAatcacattttcagattttaacTGCTATACTGATAATTCAGCCCAGGTCTGTGATGGATGGTTCTAAATTTTTACCTCACTATGTGAGAAGGTTCTGATCCTCAGACATACATAAGTGGTCCACTTTGGTCAGTGTTAACATCAGGTCAAGTTAAACTGATAAGCAGGTGCAGATTTGTAGGTATGGTAGCCATAACTGCAGGCTGTAATGGGCTTAATGGCCAGTTTCAGTTTgagttcagtttcagtttgaAAGATGGGTCTATTTATTGGTGCTTATTCTTCTACCTTCCTGGCTTTAGGGCCATTGCAGTGTTTTGCCATTTGAAATCTATTTTTTGCTTCCggtttaggcttaatctgtgGTTGGGGAATTGACCCCTAAAGTCTGAAGCTACTTCTACTTGCACACCATACTTTCCATTCAGCCAGCTGCCTCAGAACTCAGCAAACATCCACTTACATGTTTTTTCCCCATGACATCACcttactgatttttttattattttatcctCAGCTTCAGGACTGCATCAGAGCAACGCTTAGTGAGTGGTTTGCGTCTATACCCCCAGTTACGGAACCAGTAAGTTtttacactgtacacacactTTTACACACCAGCAGTTTgaagaaaccaaaagaaaaagaagtataCCAGACTAGAACTTTATAATGACCAAGAACAACTTGAAAGTCAGTCCGTATGGTGCAGAATGAAATGGAAGGGAATGTTTGGCTCCATCATTATTCTCTTGGCTCACCGCAGTATTAGTGTTAGAGTTTTCATCAGTGGTGTGTCTGATTAGCCAGTGTATACAGTTGCACATGTGGGCTGATGCAAGGTTGCGTGACAAAATTCAAAGGAACTGAGCTTTTCTAAAGATTTTGTTTTGTGAGGCTGAATTCATCTGTTGAATGTCGAAGGAATTCTTGTCAAAACTTTTGGGCGTAGGAAAGCCTTATAACTGTTAGTTTATTGACCTCAAAGCCTGCAGTGATGAAAGAAAACTGTCATGGTGATCATTCATGGCAAGTtagcttaaataaacagtatggGCTGTGAGGTCTGAGTGCTTTCGCTCTGGCTCCATCCTGCAGCGCTCAGCAAATCTGCTGCAAAGAAGAGAGTGCTGGTCTTAACTCACACATAAAGCTAAGGCTTATTGAGGCATTCCTTTGCTGCAGTCCAACAACACATCAAgtttttacatgcacaaaagGAGCTAAACGACTACAAAGGTTTTGAAGCAGTCTAGCAAGTTGAAGCAGAGaattcaaaaaacaaacaagcaaaaaaaaaacaaacaaaaaaacaaaaacgccCTGACATACTCAGACCTTTCAGGTGCCTGTTGTGTTATTGTTCAGTCTTTTGTCTGTGTATCTATACCAGGAATTGTCCCGGATTCTGGATTGCACAATCCCACAGAATACAGAGGCCATCACaccagaggagagagaggaactgAAGGTTTCTGGTGAGGGCTGCTTGACTTATGGAAGAATAAAGGCTGCATTTGTTCTTTAACTATGCCCCTATGGTGCACTGTCATCacatgctttttttcttctttcttcagtCAAGCTGTTTCTAAGCGAGTCTGATTGTTCATCTGTCCGAAATGCTGTGGATATGGGTGAGTGCCACTCAAAACACTAAGTTCCTTGAGTTTATTAAGCTTAGTTTTGTCACCCACTTGAAGGGcctatattttacattattcatGCATGTTCTGTATTTCCCATAAAGCAGAATCATAATTCATCTGTCAAAATTAATTTGCACATGACaattttctaacctctctttatcatATTAACTTACAAAAAAGACCCCAATAAAAGTGCTGAGTGGTTGTCCTGTTtagtgcctcatttaaaaaatggtctgggttgaaacactccttataatttcAATGTGACTGGGCTATGATACTGTAAAGTCATTGAATattttctaatgaaatgaagacattttgatGTATATGGACCTGTATAGAGTGAAATGTGAGCAGtatattttgatttgtttatataaaaaaaaatgagggaaaatgtgtttttccattaTATAGACCCCTGGTGGTAACACTGTGACATGATTGCTGAGGGTCATAAATACAGAAGGGTCATACAAATATTGCCAGTTAGGGTTGGGCAGCATGCCAACATTATCATCAATGTGAATCTCTGAATATGTCATGGATATGGTTAGTAGTtatagaacactgaacaacactgaataattttAGAATTATTATAAAACTAttataattagtcctgtttcaCTGAATGTAGTGCTGTGCATTATGttaatgttgaataaaaatgagtGTATTTTAATTGAATATGGTGCTActattgcttttttgttttgtaccaACTTATCAACTGAAATATGGTGATATGCACTGTGTATCAAATTACTGCAATGTTTTTGTCATCACCTACTTCTCGTGCCAGTAACACCTTTTCAAAGTCATCCTCAGGGCTTGAAGAATGTGTATCTGACTGTTACTTGCTGGCtcattgtgtttgtttcttgGTGCCTAGCTTGCGCGTCGTTGGGCGTGTCTCAGCTGGACTCTGTGATCATCGCTCCTCCTTTGCTGTCAGAGGGTGAGAATCTGGCCTTGGCTCACCTGCAGCCTTTGTGGGAGGAGCTGGAGGGGCTTGTTCACAGCCAGAAGGTTGCAGCTATTGGCACCTCAGACTTGGACAAGACCCTGCTTGAGCAGCTGTACAACTGGGCACAGGTAGAAATGGGGAAAGGCTGGGAATCTTCAGGGTTAGGACAAATATAAAGTAGCATACAGACAATACAGACCTTTCTAATAGCAACGATTATGGAAAGACTTACAAGAGAAGAATATTACTTTACAAAAAGTATTCCTTGCATTTGTATGAACATTTCCTATCATGATTGACTGATTCTTTTTATTGCTACACAACATGGTGGTAATTGTTTCCAATGCATCAAGATGTAATTTGGTTCTGTAGAAACACGTTACACAAAAACATATTGAATTATTTTAGTAAGTAAGGATAGTattatgaaatacattttaaacaaaccTTTTGAAACACACCtactttctttgtgttttatagtTTTGACTTTTTGGCCTTTGCCCAACCATGAACACTGCCTTTTGGCTCCCCAAGGCAGAGTTCCAGCACCcctgatttaaataaatatgaaattatcACCAGCACTATTATTGCTTATTCTTCAGATTATACTTGTCCATGCTTGGCAGTGAAATAAGTCTGTTGAAATAAGATATTTATTACCACTGCAACTTTGTAAAGAAAGATGATTAATACAATCCAAAGTAGCacccttgttttttttgttttttttttttgttactgcagTATATTGTAAGTATATCATAAGACCACTTATCCCGTTCCATTTGTCATGTCGGTGACACGATTACAAGACACTATTGCTGATATTACTTAAGTTAGATTTAATACAGTTATTGGTAAGAGCTCTCTTAGACATCCATGAGCATGTGAATTGAATAGTCTGCCTGTTGAGGCTAGGGCTACAGCTTACTCTGTTAAttttcagaagaaaataaaattattgCTGCTAgaaaatttgtctttttttgagCTTTTTCTTTGGATGTATGCACAACATATAAATGCTACCGGTTGTTATGCACCAGCTTTGCCCTTATATATTAAGGATCTGTCTAGGACattatattttacaaataaGTGAGAGATTGATGTAATTCTTTcatataaactaaactaaatcaCTAAGTTCAGTTGTTCATGTTCGTTCTTAGTCtgagtttgtgtatgtatattttttgcCTTGTTCAGGTGAAGCCCAGCAGTAACCAGGTAAATCTGGCTTCCTGCTGCGTGATGCCTCCAGACCTCACTGCGTTCGCTAAAGAATTTGATATCCAGTTGCTGACACACAATGACCCTAAAGGTGCCAAAacttttccctctctcctgcTTATTTTCTGGATATGACCTAGATAAGCATGTGTTGGTTAAAGACAGGATATATATGGCACtgattgttttgtgtgtgaaggcctttttttctgcaggaatagtctgtctgtctatctatctatttatctatctatacatatatatatagaagcATTGTTGGTGCTGCCTTTTCAGTCAGAGATtctttaaacacatttaaggAAAATGAAATCCACCAGCCTAAACAGCAGCACCATTACCATAGTTTTGCCATATATGTGTAAAATTGCAGTTACTACACATTTGACCATTGTTCAGTATCTATGTCTTTTGCAATACATTGCACTGAGTGACAGACATTTTAATGACTGTTTAATAATGTTTGTAGAGCTGATCAGTGCAGAAGGCTTTCAGGAGGCTGTACAGGAGAGCAGTAAGGACCTGCAGGTGGCAGACTGGAGGCTGGAGTGGGTCTTGCGGTACTCCATCATCGTCAAAAGCCGAGGCATCATCAAAGCCAAAGGTTACCTCATTCATGCTAAAAAGAAGATCCAGTAGGCATGTCCCAAAACAAGATTTGGGTCAACTATACTTCAGTCCACCTTACTTGTGGAATTTGCAAAAGTAGATTTTAGCTTCTTACTTAATGTTCTTTAATGAAATGTATGTTATCAGATTTAAATTTTTGTCCTGATTGGTGGAAAGATGGAAATTGAAGTTCAGCTGAGTATGTTGAGAAATCTCTTTTTTCAAAGCGTTTTTGACCTAAACAGGTCTGGGTTGTTATCCAACCTTTGTATCCTACTCCATTGCATGGGGTGTGTTTATGAATTTACATAATGTAGATAACCAATGTCTAACAGAGTTAACGTACCATACCATGCTCAAATCTGTTCAAGTGCCTCGTTTTGTTAGTAATACATTGACTTGCGTTTGTCAATTCTAAACAGATACTACAGAGATTTAAAAAAGTCAtcttaacaaaaaataaataaataaataaaaattccacATTAGGGAACATGGAACCATAAGTTAGGTTTTTAAAGAGTGACAGAAGTGTGTTTCTGGAAGCACAGAATTTAATCAAAGTTAACTTTGATGAGGCTAAATAACATGTAGAAGTCAATAATTACCAAAAGTTTACTGAAATTGATTTTACAGATGGTTACATTGTTAttgctttatattttttgttcttgTCTCTGTTTGATGTTTAGAATGCCAGTTTTTCAACTCCGCTGGTGTTTggtgtcatttatttttaagtactGCTACCCTTGAAACATGTACACAGATATGTGGCTACttgtcatttacatattttgagATTCATATGTTGCAGCCCTGTCTAAAACTTTTACTTTAGTGAGATATTGCAGGTATTTAATGGAGAAGTATGGAATAACTGACACACTGTAAGCATGCATGGCATGGTACATGTGTTCATTGTatataaaacactggaaaattCCACACTTGAAAGAAAGTTATGATTGTTTCTGATAAGTTGATTatctgaaaatatatatttttatgtgtgtttatttattcatcataATGACAATTTATATTTGGGTCCACAATGAAGATCTCAGTACTGTACCTGTAATTACTGTTTTTGAATGTGCCCATGTAAgttgtaatgtgtttttaactggGTTTATAAATCTAAATCTGAAACACGGATTTTGGTGCTTTTTGTGTTGCATCAAAACATTAAGGAGTACTGACCACAGCAAATTAAATCAAACCACTTAACAAGAATACCACACTTTCTGCTCAAAGTCATaatgcattgtgcattttggCAAGATATTGGCTACTGCATACACAGTGTATTCTGTTGTATACTTGAGCACCTTTTTATAACTGCACTTTATGCTTAAAGACCTAATGCATTGTGCATTCTCAACATAGACAAAATGAAGAACTAAACAGAACGGGCCTGAACCTAGCATTTAATGTTGTGTGTTATCCTAGGCAGTATGTTATTATACACCTCTGCTTCATCAGTTTgccaatattaatattttttcaaaataatttctGTGTTTTCACCACAAAACCCAGGATGCGTTACATAGTGGATAGTGGTGCACTATTTTAGTGGCGTCTACTGGTGAGGTTGCAGATTGCAAACAGCTCAGTACCATATTATACTACACTATAGTAGTGATGTGCACATACTCAGTAGGACAAATTGAGCCTGGCCAGAGAACCTGTAGAGAAGAGAATTACCCTCTAGTGTTTTTCAGgcttctcaaacgctagagggcgctcccgggCGAGTAGAAAATGAAAGAGTTAAGAGCATTTCAGCtaaattttagttttaaatgtttaaacatttttaatgtaaaagaataaatttATAACACTGGATAGCACAGAATATATTAGAACCAATATTATATTGTTATgggcttttaaactcgagttataggcgtttaaaacggcgcctcatgttCGTCCATGACGTCTGTGagcacgaacagccaatgagctgctcgttcgccaaccaatcagcactagGTAGCAGTAATGCCCGTCTTCTGCTGCctaaaacccgtttgctgtagaaaaggGAAACActggtgagttttctttgctttttagtgAAATGCATCCTTTTACTTGCTAAAAGAAAAGTGACTAGAAACTActttaacttttcgtttttgAGCTCCATTGACTCCCATAAATTGAGGGCTCGCTCGTGGGCGCCCCCTGCTGATCAGCAgttctgtttttgatataaggggggggggggtagtaaGTGGCCAGGCTCTTCATAAACCGCCTCTGGTGCTTCTCCTTTtttacaagttctctggtaAGTCCCGCCCTTCAAGACAACGAGCCAATCATCTTGGTTACGCTGCAAGCGGTGAAGATTGCGCAAGCGCATTAGCCGAAACAACCCGGTGCGTTACTGAGCCAAACACTACAAGCTATTTATAAGATTTTTGACAGATTTTATCAGtgattttaaatatgttgtCGAAACGGTAATTCGACCTTCGGCTTTAAATATTAAGGTCTCTCCCCTTTCAGTCAGATGAGAGCCGGGCTTATATGGTTTGAAAATATTCTTTGGTACAGACACTTGAGGTATGTTCACAGCAGttctgataggaaccagacgtctgaagagttcacCGTAAACTCCCTCACAGACGTTATCACGAGAAATAGTCATGTATGCTGCTGACGTCGGAGGCGCTGCTTCATGATAGCTTTGTCAGGCAAAAGAATCGATCAAAGTCCCTTTTTTTCCAGATCTACCTCTATTTAATCACCATTTTTAAATTTGTcgattcactggtggttttggataaaaTCTTTATACTTGcactgtaaatataaacattgcAACTTCTACCACCGCCAAAGAAATCCAAATCAGCACGTTTCTCTATAATcaagcattttaaatgaaac harbors:
- the gclm gene encoding glutamate--cysteine ligase regulatory subunit, with protein sequence MEPHVYAKMLLDHATTLKLHTGNLVNRSRLKKKCPSSQSEELQDCIRATLSEWFASIPPVTEPELSRILDCTIPQNTEAITPEEREELKVSVKLFLSESDCSSVRNAVDMACASLGVSQLDSVIIAPPLLSEGENLALAHLQPLWEELEGLVHSQKVAAIGTSDLDKTLLEQLYNWAQVKPSSNQVNLASCCVMPPDLTAFAKEFDIQLLTHNDPKELISAEGFQEAVQESSKDLQVADWRLEWVLRYSIIVKSRGIIKAKGYLIHAKKKIQ